From Peromyscus maniculatus bairdii isolate BWxNUB_F1_BW_parent chromosome 8, HU_Pman_BW_mat_3.1, whole genome shotgun sequence, a single genomic window includes:
- the Dcxr gene encoding L-xylulose reductase, producing the protein MDLGLAGRRALVTGAGKGIGRSTVLALQAAGAHVVAVSRTRADLDSLVSECPGVEPVCVDLADWEATEQALSSVGPVDLLVNNAAVALLQPFLEVTKEACDTSFNVNLRAVIQVSQIVARGMIARGVPGAIVNVSSQASQRALTNHSVYCSTKGALDMLTKMMALELGPHKIRVNAVNPTVVMTPMGRTNWSDPHKAKVMLDRIPLGKFAEVENVVDTILFLLSNRSSMTTGSTLPVDGGFLAT; encoded by the exons ATGGACCTGGGGCTTGCAGGTCGGCGGGCGCTGGTGACCGGCGCGGGCAAAG GCATCGGACGCAGCACTGTGCTGGCTCTGCAGGCGGCTGGTGCACATGTTGTGGCCGTGAGCCGGACACGAGCGGACCTTGACAGCCTGGTTAGCGAG TGTCCTGGCGTGGAGCCTGTGTGTGTGGACCTGGCCGACTGGGAGGCCACAGAACAGGCCCTCAGCAGTGTGGGACCGGTGGACCTGCTGGTGAACAACGCTGCTGTGGCTCTGTTGCAGCCCTTCCTTGAGGTCACCAAGGAGGCCTGTGACAC GTCCTTCAACGTGAATCTTCGGGCTGTCATCCAGGTGTCTCAG ATTGTGGCCAGGGGCATGATAGCTCGGGGAGTCCCGGGGGCCATCGTCAATGTCTCCAGCCAGGCCTCCCAGCGTGCACTGACCAACCATAGTGTCTACT GTTCCACCAAGGGTGCTCTGGACATGCTGACCAAGATGATGGCCCTAGAGCTTGGGCCCCACAAG ATCCGTGTGAACGCAGTCAACCCCACAGTAGTGATGACACCCATGGGCCGGACCAACTGGAGCGACCCCCACAAGGCCAAGGTTATGCTGGATCGCATCCCACTCGGCAAGTTTGCTG AGGTGGAGAATGTGGTGGACACCATCCTCTTCCTTCTGAGCAACCGCAGTAGCATGACCACTGGCTCCACCCTCCCGGTGGACGGGGGCTTCCTGGCCACCTGA
- the LOC102911621 gene encoding carbonyl reductase [NADPH] 2: MKLSFSGLRALVTGAGKGIGRDTVKALHASGAKVVAVTRTNADLVSLAKECPGIEPVCVDLGDWEATEKALGGIGPVDLLVNNAAIVIAQPFLEATKEAFDRSFHVNLRSVLQVSQMVAKGMIDRGVAGSIVNVSSIVAYVTFPGLANYCSTKGAMTMLTKAMAMELGPHKIRVNSVNPTVVLTDMGKKVTEDAAEFAKKLKERHPLRKFAEVEDVVNSILFLLSDSSASTSGSGILVDAGYLAS; this comes from the exons ATGAAGCTGAGTTTCAGTGGCCTGAGGGCCCTGGTCACAGGGGCAGGGAAAG GGATTGGGCGTGACACTGTTAAAGCCCTGCATGCCTCAGGAGCCAAAGTGGTGGCCGTGACACGTACCAACGCAGACCTGGTCAGCCTCGCCAAAGAG TGTCCAGGGATAGAGCCTGTGTGCGTGGACCTGGGTGACTGGGAGGCCACAGAGAAGGCACTGGGCGGTATCGGCCCCGTGGACCTGCTGGTGAACAATGCAGCAATAGTTATAGCACAGCCTTTCCTGGAGGCCACCAAGGAGGCCTTCGACAG GTCCTTCCATGTGAATCTTCGCTCTGTGTTGCAAGTATCCCAG ATGGTAGCCAAGGGCATGATTGACCGTGGAGTGGCAGGATCCATTGTCAATGTCTCCAGCATAGTGGCCTATGTCACCTTCCCTGGCCTGGCCAACTACT gcTCCACCAAGGGCGCAATGACTATGCTGACCAAAGCCATGGCCATGGAACTGGGGCCACACAAG ATCCGGGTAAACTCTGTAAACCCTACTGTGGTGCTGACTGATATGGGCAAGAAAGTCACTGAAGACGCTGCTGAGTTTGCCAAGAAGCTCAAGGAGCGCCACCCACTGAGGAAGTTCGCAG AGGTGGAGGACGTTGTCAACAGTATCCTCTTCCTGCTCAGCGACAGCAGTGCCTCTACCAGTGGCTCTGGCATCCTGGTGGACGCTGGTTACCTGGCCTCCTAG